In Marinihelvus fidelis, one genomic interval encodes:
- a CDS encoding GNAT family N-acetyltransferase, whose amino-acid sequence MSATAFELHTSRLVLREFREADADDLYQLNADSDVMRYTGDAPFPSPAAARKFIRDYDHYARHGFGRWAVIRKADEQFMGFCGLRRHPEFGDVDLAYRIAHRFWDSGYATEAARAALGAGFDQFGLDTITGWAMRENLPSITVLQKLGMRFREMAEDNGVFWLVYAISRERYASGG is encoded by the coding sequence TTGTCGGCAACAGCCTTTGAACTGCACACATCGAGACTCGTGTTGCGCGAGTTTCGCGAGGCGGATGCGGACGACCTCTACCAGCTCAACGCGGATTCCGATGTGATGCGCTATACCGGTGACGCGCCCTTTCCCAGCCCCGCCGCGGCACGCAAGTTCATCCGGGATTATGACCACTACGCGCGACACGGCTTCGGGCGTTGGGCCGTTATCCGCAAGGCGGATGAGCAATTCATGGGGTTTTGCGGTTTGCGTCGGCATCCGGAATTTGGCGACGTCGACCTGGCTTACCGGATTGCCCATCGATTCTGGGACAGTGGTTACGCGACCGAGGCGGCCCGTGCAGCGCTCGGCGCCGGTTTCGACCAGTTCGGCCTGGACACCATTACCGGCTGGGCCATGCGCGAAAACCTGCCTTCCATTACCGTCCTGCAGAAGCTTGGCATGCGCTTCCGAGAAATGGCCGAAGACAACGGCGTATTCTGGCTGGTCTACGCGATCAGCCGGGAACGCTACGCCAGCGGAGGCTGA
- the rpsP gene encoding 30S ribosomal protein S16, with protein MVKIRLSRSGAKKRPFYSIVVTDSRNKRDGRRIERIGFFNPVARGQEERLRLDLDRVEYWTGVGAQMSERVNKLVGEARTAATAS; from the coding sequence ATGGTTAAGATTCGTTTGTCGCGCTCCGGCGCCAAGAAGCGTCCGTTCTACAGCATTGTCGTGACGGACAGCCGCAACAAGCGTGACGGTCGTCGCATCGAGCGCATCGGCTTCTTCAACCCGGTCGCCCGCGGCCAGGAAGAGCGCCTGCGTCTCGACCTCGACCGCGTCGAGTACTGGACCGGTGTGGGCGCGCAGATGTCAGAGCGCGTCAACAAGCTGGTCGGCGAAGCGCGTACGGCCGCTACCGCTTCCTGA